The genomic interval AAGGCCTTGATTCCGGGAGAGAAGATGCCGTCGTCGTTGGAAACCAGGATGCGCATACCCCAAGCGTGACGACTCCCCGCTCTAAAGAGCGGGGCTTCTCGGGGACAAGTTTAAACCTGCCCCCAAAGGCTCCGTCCAAGCCCTGGCTAAGATGTTTATAGCTGCCGCTACGTCCCGGTGAAGAGGTGTTCCGCAAAAAGAACAGGTAAACTCCCTTACCCACAAAGGCCTCTTCTCCCGGTACCCACATATGGGGCAATCTTGGCTCGTGTGTCTGGGGTCTACCCCCAGGACGCGCCTACCAGCTTCCGCCGCTTTGTGGGCGAGGATTCGGAGAAACTGGGCCCATCCCGCATCCTGTACGCCCTTGGCGATGCGAGAACGGGCAAGCCCATGGATGTTCAGGTCTTCGTGGACAATGGTGCCATAACGGTTTACGAGCTTCCTGGCAAGTTTGTGGTGGAAGTCTTTGCGCTGGTTGGCGATTTTTTGGTGCAGTTTGGCAAGCTGTCTTTTGGCCTTTTTGTAGCGGTGGCTACCCCTTTTCTTTCGGGAGAGCTTCCTCTGTGCATCCGCAAGTTTAGCCTGGGTCCTCTGGTAGTGCCTGGGAGCTTCTACCATCTCCCCGTCGGAGGTGACGAGAAAGTGAGGGTTGGTACCTAGGTCTATCCCAATGGCCTCATGGCTTTCGGGTAGGGGTTTGGGCTCCACCTCACAGACAAAGACGATGTACCAGTGGTCCCCTTCCCTTTTGACCGTGGCCGTCTTTATCTTGCCTTCCAGGGGTCGGTGAAGCTTTATCTTCACCGAGCCGATGCCATAAATGTAAACCCGTTTACTGTCCTTCTGGAGTTTGACTCCGGTTACTCCGGCCTGGGGGAAGGTGAAGGAGTCGTAGCGTCCCTTCCCCTTGAAGCGGGGGTAGCCGGCTTTCCCTCCCTTTGCCTTTACCCTGCGGAAGAATCCCTGGAAGGCTTTGTCTACCCGTTCAATGACGTTCTGGAGGACCTGGGAGTGGACGCCCTTGTACTCCGGCAGCTCGGCCCGTATCTGGGGCAAATAGCGTTTCTGCTGGTAGAAGCCCACCGTCTTGCCTGCCTTCTTGTAGGCCTCTCTACGTTCCTGAAGTGCAGCGTTGTAGAGCTGTCGGGACAGGGAGAGGGTGCGCTCCAGGTCCCGAGCCTGGGGCTTGGTGGGGTAGAGGCGGTACTTGAAGGCCTTTCGGATCACCGTACCTCCATCCCATGGTAGCACGTCTGCCGCCTTGGAGCCCCTGCTCCAAATGAACCTCGGGCGGACGTGGGGGGCTAAGCTCCCTCCGGTCGCATGTAGCCTCGCTGACCCATGTATCCCCGGTTTGCAAACCGGGGGATTGTAACCCCCCACATCCCCCTTTTCTCTAAGGCAAAAAGGCCCCCGAAGGGGCCTTCTGCACAGGGGGATCTGCTAGAGGCGGCGGACCTTCTTGGCCTGGGGGCCCTTGCCGCCCCGGCCGGGCTCCACCTCAAACTCCACCCGGTCCCCTTCGTTCAGGCTGCGGAAACCCTCAGCCTCAATGGCCGTAAAGTGCACAAACACATCCGGACCCTCTTCCTGTTGGATGAACCCGTAGCCCTTTTCCGCGTTGAACCACTTAACCGTACCCTTCTTCATGCTTCTCCTTCATCCCTCAAACCCATCTGGTTTTCCAGGGACTCCTTACTATCCCACGGCCAGGTCAAAAAGTCAAGCCCCAAAACCGCAAGGGGCCTTGGGGCTTCCCAAAGGGGCTTAGTGGGAATGTCCGTCCGCGTGCACGTGGCCGTGGAGGATCTCCTCGGGGGTGGCCTCCCGTACCTTCACCACCTCCACCTCAAAGTCCAGGTCCTTGCCCGCCAAGGGGTGGTTGAAGTCGATGGTCACCTCCTCCCCCTGGACCTCCACCACGGTAAGGGGCATGGGGTTCCCCTCCATGTCCTGGGCGTAGAACTGGGCCCCAGGCACCACCTCCGCATCCTCGGGGAAGGCGGAAAGGGGCACCACCTGGACCCCCTCAGGGTCGCGGGGGCCATAGGCCTTCTCTGCGGGCACGTGGGCCTGGAAGCTCTCCCCTTCCATGCGGCCTTCCAGTTCCTCCTCGAGGCCCCGGATCAGGTTGCCGTGCCCATGCAAATAGGAAAGCTCCCCCTGGTCCAGCACCTCCCCCTCCACCTGGAGGGTGTAACGGATGGTCACTACCTTGTCCTGTTCAACCTTCATGGTCACCCTTTCGCAAGCCGAGCTTGCTCCTTCTAGCCTAGCAGACCTCTTTCCCCCAGGAAAGATGCCCGGCTCTTTTCCTGTACCCAAGGGGCCTTTCCCCTCCTTGCCAAAGGCTATAGTGGGGGTATGCGGGTGGAAGCCATCATCGGCAAGACTCCCACGGTGCGCCTTTTCAAGGTGGTGGAGCCGGAAATGGCCGAAGTCTGGGTGAAGCTGGAAGGCCTCAACCCCGGGGGGTCCATCAAGGACCGCCCCGCCTGGTACATGATCCGGGATGCCGAGGAAAAGGGTCTCCTCCGCCCCGGCTCGGGCCAGGTCATCGTGGAGCCCACCAGCGGGAACACGGGGATCGGCCTGGCCATGATCGCCGCAAGCCGCGGCTACCGCCTGATCCTCACCATGCCCGCCCAGATGTCCGAGGAAAGGAAGCGGGTCCTCAAGGCCTTTGGAGCGGAGCTGGTCCTCACCGACCCCAGCCGCAGGATGCTGGCCGCCCGGGAGGAGGCCTTGCGCCTTAAGGAGGAGCTTGGGGCCTTCATGCCCGACCAGTTCGCCAACCCCGCCAACGTGCGCGCCCACTACGAGACCACAGGGCCCGAGCTTTTTGCGGCCCTGGAGGGGCGCATCGACGCCTTCGTCTACGGTTCGGGCACCGGGGGGACCATCACCGGGGTGGGGCGGTACTTGAAGGAAAGGCTCCCCGGGGTGAAGGTGATCGCCGTGGAGCCCGCCCGCTCCAACGTCCTCTCCGGGGGAAAGATGGGACAGCACCAGTTCCAGGGCATGGGGCCCGGCTTCATCCCGGAAAACCTGGACCTTTCCCTTCTGGATGGGGTCATCCAGGTCTGGGAAGAGGATGCCTTTCCCCTGGCCCGGCGCTTGGCCAAGGAGGAGGGGCTTTTTTTGGGGATGAGCTCCGGGGGAATCCTGTGGGCGGCCCTAAAGGTGGCCCGGGAACTGGGCCCCGGGAAGAGGGTGGCCTGCATCAGCCCCGATGGCGGCTGGAAGTACCTTTCCACCCCCCTCTACGCCGAACCCTAGCGCCGCACCACCTGGGCGTCCTTGGGGTAGCGCTTGAGGTCCTGGGGGCGCAAGGCGGCTTTCTTGAACTCCGCCACCCTAAGGTCGGCCAGAACCTTTCCCGCCTCGTCGCGGAACACGAAGCGCACGGGCCTAGGATCGACCTTCAGGATGTAAAGCTCCAAGGTGGCGAAGCCCTGGCCCTCCTGGGCCTGGCCCACAAGTTTCCAGGCCATGCCCTCCGGCAGGCGCTCCTCCCCCACAAGGCGCAGGCTCACCCCCTGGGAAAGGGCCTTCAGGTCCCCCAGGCCTTGAGGGCTAAACCCCAAGCCCTGCACCTGGGCCTTCCCCTTGGGGCTGATGACGAGCTGGTTGGTGAGGTAGAGGTAGTTCCAGACCTCTTTTTCCGTAATCACGGTGAAGTTGCCCTCCAAGGAGCCGGGCTTTTGAAACTCTATGCGGAAAAGGTTCTCCTTGGGGATGGCCAGGACCCGGGCTTTAAGCTCCTCCTGCCCCCCGGGTCCTTGGATCTGGCCCTGCACCATCGCCTGCCAGGGTTCTTGCAGGTTCTTCTCCACCCGGTCCAGGATCTCGCCCACGGGCTGGGCCAAGGCCGTCGCCAGCACCAACAGGATTCCCCAGGACATCGCCTTCATGGCCACCTCCAGGCATACCGGACCCAGGCGTAAGGGGCTTGCCTGTACCCTCCTTCCAAGCCCAGGTCCCCAAGCCACACCCCGAGGCTACCCGCAAAGGGATAGGAAAGGGTGAGGAAAAGGCTAGCCTCCCCTAAGTAAAGCCCTGCCTCCAGGCGGTTTAGCCCCCCCAGGCGCAAGGAGAGGTCCAGGACCTCCATCCCTTCCCCCACCTCCCCCTTCCAGCCCAAAAACAGGTAGGGAAGGCGGGAAAAACCCGCCCCCAAGGTGTAGGTGGCCCCCTCCCTCAGGGCGTAGCTCACCTCGGCCCGGAAGTGCTCGCCCCCTTCCCAAAGAAACCCCACCACCTCCTTGGGCACCAGCCGGTAGCGCAAGGAGAGCCGGCCAAACACCCCCTCCTCGGGAAACAGGGGGAAAAGCCCCTTCGGGCGGTAGCCGAGCCGCGCCGCCAGGGCCAAGGGGCCGGCGCCCCCTTCGGCAAAGGCCATTCCCCCAAGCCCCCCCACTCCCGCCTCGGCTTGCAGGCCGTAGGCCAGGTACCCCAAGGGCCCCAGGGCCAGGCTGGAGGAGAGCCCCAAAGCCCCCCGGCTTTCCTGCCCCACCTGGAGCCTTGCGTAAACCTCCCCCGGCTCCAAGGTGAAGCCCACCTCGAGGGTAGAGGCCAAGGCCCCCGGGGCTCCATAGACCCCGGCCTCGAGGCGCCCCTGGGCCAGGGCCAGGCCCAGAAAAAGCATCCCTGCCCACCACCCCCTCATGCCACCACCTGCCTTTGGAAACGTGCGGAGGCCAGGAGGAGAACCAGGGCGGAGAAGAGGAAAAGGGCCAAAAGGTGGGGCCACAGCACGCCAAACCCCACCCCCTTCAGCATCACCCCCCGCAGAACCTCTATGAGGTAGCGGGCGGGCACCAGGTAGGAAAGCAGCTGCAAGAAGCGGGGCATGCCCTCCATTGGGAAACGCACGCACATACGACCAGGGCAACCCTACTCCTTCTCCCCGCCCCGGTCAAGGACCGGTGTGGCATACTCAATCCTAGGAGGTAAAGCCATGACCCTTTTGGATCGCCTAAGCCGTCTCATTCGCGCCAACCTCAGCGACCTTCTCCGCCGGGCCGAGGACCCGGAGAAGATCATCAACCAGGCCCTGGAGGATATGAAGGGGGCCTTAAGGGAGGCCCGGGAGCAGGTGGCCGCCGCCATGGCCGAGGGCAAGCGCCTGGAACGGGAGGTGGAAAGCCACCTTAAGGAGGCTTCCCTTTGGGAGGAGAAGGCCAAGGAGGCCCTTAAGGCAGGCCGCGAGGACCTGGCCAAGGAGGCCCTTAGGCGCAGGAAAAGGGCCTTGGACCTGGCCGAGGGCTTTAAGCAGCAGGCGGAGGAGCAGAAGGCCCTTATGGATCGCCTCATGACCCAGCTCAAGGCCCTGGAGGCCAAGATCGACGAGGCCGAGGCCCGCAAGAAACTCTTCCTCGCCCGCAAGAAGGGGGTGGAGGCTGCTGAGGCGGTGCGGCGCATGGAGTCTAGGCTGGACCAGCACCCGGCCCTCGAGGCCTTTGAGGAAATGGAGGCCCGGATCCTCTCCATGGAGGACCGGCACGAGGCCCTAAAGGAGCTGGACGGCCAGGACCTGGACAAGGAGCTTGCCGCCCTCTCCGCCGACAAAGAGCTGGAGGAGGAGCTCCTCCGCCTGAAGCGGGAGCTGGGAGAAGCCTAACTTCAGGCTAGGAGTGTGGGCCGGCCCACGGGACTTAAGGGGTAAACTCCCTATCATGAGGCGGAGCCTTATGGCCCTTACCCTCCTCCTTTCCGCCTGCTTACCCCAGGCCACCCAGGCCCCCGAGGCCCGCCCCCTCCTGAGGGAAACCGGCTTTTACCCCGCCACCACGGGGCTGGAGTGGGTGTATGTACCCGAGGGGGAAGCCCTTTCCACCCCCCCCTACCGGGTGCGGGTGGAAGGCCCCGCCCTCTACGAGGGCCAGGAGGCCTTGCGCTACCGGAGCTACGGCCGGGGGGAGGATAGGGTCTACTACCGGCAGGTGGGGGCCTTTGGCGTGCGGCTTTTAGGCTTCCAGGACCCTTCCGCCCGGGTGGTCTTCACCCCGCCCATCCTGGAGTACCCGCCGGAAGCCCTCCTGAGCCCGGGCTACCGCTGGGGGGGTAAGGTGACGGTGCGGGTGGAACTCCTCACCCCTGGGGGGCGGGAGCCCTTGGCCCAAGGCGGCCTGGGCTACTCCATGGAGGTGCTGGAGGAGCGGGAGGTGCGCCTGCCGGCGGGGGTCTTCCGGGTGTACCGGATCCGTCAGGTGTATCAGGATGAGCGCGGCCAGGATGCGCGGGAGG from Thermus caldifontis carries:
- a CDS encoding RNA-guided endonuclease InsQ/TnpB family protein; protein product: MGGYNPPVCKPGIHGSARLHATGGSLAPHVRPRFIWSRGSKAADVLPWDGGTVIRKAFKYRLYPTKPQARDLERTLSLSRQLYNAALQERREAYKKAGKTVGFYQQKRYLPQIRAELPEYKGVHSQVLQNVIERVDKAFQGFFRRVKAKGGKAGYPRFKGKGRYDSFTFPQAGVTGVKLQKDSKRVYIYGIGSVKIKLHRPLEGKIKTATVKREGDHWYIVFVCEVEPKPLPESHEAIGIDLGTNPHFLVTSDGEMVEAPRHYQRTQAKLADAQRKLSRKKRGSHRYKKAKRQLAKLHQKIANQRKDFHHKLARKLVNRYGTIVHEDLNIHGLARSRIAKGVQDAGWAQFLRILAHKAAEAGRRVLGVDPRHTSQDCPICGYREKRPLWVREFTCSFCGTPLHRDVAAAINILARAWTEPLGAGLNLSPRSPAL
- a CDS encoding outer membrane lipoprotein carrier protein LolA, encoding MKAMSWGILLVLATALAQPVGEILDRVEKNLQEPWQAMVQGQIQGPGGQEELKARVLAIPKENLFRIEFQKPGSLEGNFTVITEKEVWNYLYLTNQLVISPKGKAQVQGLGFSPQGLGDLKALSQGVSLRLVGEERLPEGMAWKLVGQAQEGQGFATLELYILKVDPRPVRFVFRDEAGKVLADLRVAEFKKAALRPQDLKRYPKDAQVVRR
- a CDS encoding FKBP-type peptidyl-prolyl cis-trans isomerase — its product is MKVEQDKVVTIRYTLQVEGEVLDQGELSYLHGHGNLIRGLEEELEGRMEGESFQAHVPAEKAYGPRDPEGVQVVPLSAFPEDAEVVPGAQFYAQDMEGNPMPLTVVEVQGEEVTIDFNHPLAGKDLDFEVEVVKVREATPEEILHGHVHADGHSH
- a CDS encoding PspA/IM30 family protein, with protein sequence MTLLDRLSRLIRANLSDLLRRAEDPEKIINQALEDMKGALREAREQVAAAMAEGKRLEREVESHLKEASLWEEKAKEALKAGREDLAKEALRRRKRALDLAEGFKQQAEEQKALMDRLMTQLKALEAKIDEAEARKKLFLARKKGVEAAEAVRRMESRLDQHPALEAFEEMEARILSMEDRHEALKELDGQDLDKELAALSADKELEEELLRLKRELGEA
- the cysK gene encoding cysteine synthase A, with translation MRVEAIIGKTPTVRLFKVVEPEMAEVWVKLEGLNPGGSIKDRPAWYMIRDAEEKGLLRPGSGQVIVEPTSGNTGIGLAMIAASRGYRLILTMPAQMSEERKRVLKAFGAELVLTDPSRRMLAAREEALRLKEELGAFMPDQFANPANVRAHYETTGPELFAALEGRIDAFVYGSGTGGTITGVGRYLKERLPGVKVIAVEPARSNVLSGGKMGQHQFQGMGPGFIPENLDLSLLDGVIQVWEEDAFPLARRLAKEEGLFLGMSSGGILWAALKVARELGPGKRVACISPDGGWKYLSTPLYAEP
- a CDS encoding cold-shock protein; the encoded protein is MKKGTVKWFNAEKGYGFIQQEEGPDVFVHFTAIEAEGFRSLNEGDRVEFEVEPGRGGKGPQAKKVRRL